From Alosa sapidissima isolate fAloSap1 chromosome 7, fAloSap1.pri, whole genome shotgun sequence, the proteins below share one genomic window:
- the LOC121713270 gene encoding taste receptor type 1 member 1 has translation MRTSTLLMNMSPATLLIPLLIPPTLWLSLCSLADGEGLQLVGDYYIAGLFPLHNTDAGVSGQPYLRDCKEGLSNKHGYHLLQAMRFAVEEINNNTSLNLLPGVTLGYQTYDTCSRSASTLATLDLLIQQSNGTQPGQRAVAVVGPDSSSYSFTPAAALGAYLVPQISYEASNEMLSNKVLYPAFFRTIPSDKKQVNAMIQILVKFNWTWVAILGSDNEYGLQGMQSLSEQASDYGICVAYQGVIPGYSKDTKEHMRDIVQNIIKTKVNTIVVFSSKRIVSGFFPFVIEQNVTDKVWIGTEDWSVVTLVSAIPGIQSIGTVLGVSLKYSPLSGFSDFEKRSLLMLNNSQGLNAKETLSVSCLQDTDLLTMASQNYPLLSYDIISSFNVYKAVYAIAHALHKTLGCNTGGCQHTEVEPWEVWKMLKTVRFSVRNTSVYFDENGDPPTSYDIVAWVWVGEQWTLHVVGDYSPDPPALWIDSTQVPWRTGGTVPTSVCSPQCPEGHRKLLTGQHKCCFDCMACPAGTFLNKTGTTNCQDCELDQWSVAKSEECLARTVMYLPWEHPLGIALLLLLAVTLLLTLGTALVFLLHLGTPVVKSAGGKMCLVMLLSLTVAASSALCHFGHPSKLGCLLKQPLFVCGITVCLSCITVRALQVVCIFKWSSKLPRSYETWSKSHGPEALIGMVSASVLLISVLRIVLDPSLPVYDHDFYFDKTVEECSKTMSAGAFAEMVYVVILSVLCFCLSYMGKDLPANYNEAKCVTFCLMMYMVSWVSFITFYSINREIYAVAMHVGVILVSVLGILGGYFLPKVYIILIKPQMNTTAHFQNCIQMYTMTKQ, from the exons ATGAGAACATCGACGCTCCTGATGAACATGAGTCCAGCGACGCTCCTGATTCCTCTGCTGATCCCCCCGACCCTCTGGCTGTCTCTCTGTAGCCTAGCGGACGGTGAGGGACTTCAGCTTGTGGGAGACTACTACATCGCAGGGTTGTTTCCTCTCCATAATACGGACGCTGGCGTCTCCGGCCAGCCCTATTTGAGAGACTGCAAAGA aGGGCTTTCAAACAAACATGGGTACCACTTACTGCAAGCCATGAGATTTGCTGTGGAGGagatcaacaacaacacaagcCTCAACCTTCTGCCTGGAGTCACATTAGGGTACCAGACCTATGACACATGCTCCCGGTCGGCCAGCACACTAGCCACGCTGGACCTCCTGATACAACAGTCCAACGGGACGCAGCCCGGACAGAGGGCGGTGGCTGTGGTCGGGCCCGACAGCAGCAGCTATAGCTTCACTCCAGCCGCAGCGCTGGGTGCCTACCTGGTGCCACAG ATATCTTATGAAGCTTCAAATGAAATGCTGAGTAACAAAGTCCTGTACCCTGCGTTCTTCCGCACCATTCCAAGTGACAAAAAACAGGTGAATGCGATGATACAGATTCTTGTCAAATTCAACTGGACCTGGGTCGCTATTCTTGGCAGTGACAATGAGTACGGCCTACAGGGCATGCAGAGTTTGTCAGAGCAGGCCTCAGACTACGGGATCTGTGTCGCTTATCAGGGGGTCATACCAGGCTACAGTAAAGACACCAAAGAACACATGAGAGACATAGTCCAAAACATCATCAAAACAAAAGTGAACACCATAGTGGTTTTCTCCAGCAAGAGGATAGTCAGCGGCTTCTTCCCGTTCGTCATTGAACAGAACGTCACGGACAAAGTGTGGATAGGAACCGAGGACTGGTCAGTGGTGACGTTAGTGTCGGCCATACCCGGCATCCAGTCCATCGGGACTGTCCTGGGTGTGTCATTGAAATACTCACCCCTGTCTGGTTTCAGTGATTTCGAGAAGCGGTCTCTTTTGATGCTCAACAATAGCCAGGGTTTGAATGCCAAGGAGACCCTGAGTGTAAGTTGTTTGCAGGACACAGACCTCCTGACCATGGCGTCTCAGAACTACCCGTTGCTGAGTTACGACATCATCTCGTCCTTTAATGTGTACAAAGCTGTGTACGCCATAGCACACGCACTGCACAAGACCCTTGGGTGTAACACAGGCGGATGCCAACACACAGAGGTAGAACCGTGGGAG GTTTGGAAAATGCTGAAAACTGTCAGGTTCTCTGTCAGGAACACATCGGTGTATTTTGATGAGAATGGTGACCCCCCTACTAGCTATGACATTGTCGCCTGGGTCTGGGTGGGGGAACAGTGGACTTTGCATGTGGTCGGGGACTACAGCCCAGATCCACCTGCTCTGTGGATCGATTCAACCCAGGTACCATGGAGGACCGGTGGGACG GTGCCCACGTCGGTGTGCTCCCCTCAGTGTCCCGAGGGCCATCGGAAGCTACTGACTGGACAGCATAAGTGCTGCTTTGACTGCATGGCATGTCCCGCTGGCACGTTCCTCAACAAAACTG GCACCACCAACTGCCAGGACTGTGAGTTGGATCAGTGGTCAGTGGCAAAAAGTGAGGAGTGCCTGGCACGGACAGTGATGTACCTGCCATGGGAGCACCCCTTGGGCATCgccctgctcctgctgctggccGTCACCTTGCTGCTCACGCTGGGCACGGCCCTGGTCTTCCTGCTGCACCTGGGCACGCCCGTGGTCAAGTCGGCCGGTGGCAAGATGTGCCTGGTGATGCTGCTGTCGCTCACGGTCGCCGCGTCCAGTGCCCTGTGCCACTTCGGCCACCCGAGCAAGCTCGGCTGCCTGCTCAAACAGCCACTGTTCGTCTGCGGCATCACCGTCTGCCTGTCCTGCATCACCGTCCGAGCCCTCCAAGTGGTCTGCATCTTTAAGTGGTCCTCCAAGCTGCCCCGCTCCTACGAGACCTGGTCCAAGAGCCACGGCCCTGAGGCGCTGATTGGCATGGTCTCGGCCTCGGTGCTTCTCATCTCCGTGCTGCGCATCGTCCTGGATCCTTCGCTCCCCGTCTACGACCACGACTTCTACTTTGACAAGACCGTAGAGGAGTGCAGCAAAACCATGTCAGCTGGGGCCTTCGCAGAGATGGTCTATGTAGTTATACTCAGTGTCCTCTGTTTCTGCCTTAGCTATATGGGCAAAGACCTGCCAGCCAATTACAATGAGGCCAAGTGTGTGACCTTCTGCCTGATGATGTACATGGTGTCCTGGGTCTCGTTCATCACCTTCTACAGCATCAACAGAGAGATCTATGCAGTGGCTATGCATGTGGGTGTTATACTCGTGAGCGTGCTAGGAATTCTAGGTGGCTATTTCCTGCCCAAGGTGTACATTATTTTAATCAAGCCACAAATGAACACCACCGCCCACTTCCAAAACTGTATTCAAATGTACACCATGACTAAACAGTGA
- the LOC121713090 gene encoding transcription factor HES-5-like — protein sequence MAPYTATLSIPTYDSLSLTDKDRIKLRKPLVEKMRRDRINTCIEQLKSLLEKEFQSQDPNAKLEKADILEMTVSFLRRQRHPGPVQSQRDYKEGYSQCWRESMQFLNASSSRGVPFREHHISPQRAPQDLSSSSSSSSSSSFPSASSPVTSKQSSVSIIHHAGSKRPVWRPWQ from the exons ATGGCACCCTACACAGCCACTCTCTCCATACCTACATATGACAGCCTGAGCCTCACTGACAAGGACAGAATAAAA TTAAGGAAACCCTTAGTGGAGAAGATGCGCAGAGATCGCATCAACACCTGCATAGAGCAGCTCAAGTCCCTGCTGGAGAAGGAGTTCCAGAGCCAGGACCCAAACGCCAAGCTGGAGAAGGCCGACATCCTGGAGATGACGGTCAGCTTCCTGCGGCGGCAGCGGCATCCTGGGCCTGTGCAGAGTCAGAGGGACTATAAGGAGGGCTACTCCCAGTGCTGGAGGGAGTCCATGCAGTTCCTCAACGCCAGCTCCAGCAGAGGAGTGCCTTTCAGGGAACACCACATCAGCCCTCAGAGAGCCCCTCAGGacctctcctcttcatcctcttcatcctcgtcctcctccttccCGTCCGCCTCGTCTCCTGTCACCTCCAAACAGAGCTCAGTCAGCATCATCCACCATGCTGGGAGCAAGAGGCCTGTTTGGAGGCCGTGGCAGTAA